A single region of the Salvia splendens isolate huo1 chromosome 18, SspV2, whole genome shotgun sequence genome encodes:
- the LOC121777464 gene encoding serine/threonine protein phosphatase 2A 57 kDa regulatory subunit B' theta isoform-like encodes MIKNFLNKLPKKQVKSAESRDGGSSTLPSNASTASRINSASSGRSGNGNSLESNSTQNSGVNHGNRLHDPLHNKANGSSPPMPYEALPGFRDVPTAEKQNLFIRKLSMCCVVFDFTDPTKHLKEKDIKRQTLVELVDYVSSANGKFSDVVLQEIVRVVSTNLFRTLSTQPRENKVLEGLDVEEEEPLMDPAWPHLQIVYEFLLRFVTSPETDAKLAKRYVDHAFILRLLDLFDSEDPREREYLKTVLHRIYGKFMVHRPFIRKTINNIFYRFIFETEKHNGIAELLEILGSIINGFALPLKEEHKLFLVRALIPLHKPKCIPMYHQQLTYSITQFVEKDCKLADTVIRGLLKYWPITNSSKEVMFLGELEEVLEATQPPEFQRCMVPLFRQIGRCMSSSHFQVAERALFLWNNDHIENLIKQNRRVILPIIFPALEKNARNHWNQAAHSLTLNVRKIFSDVDPELFEECLLKFQEDEGRDEEAKVKREATWRRLEEIAISKGASNETVPIPHTGPSS; translated from the exons ATGATTAAAAATTTCCTTAACAAGCTTCCAAAGAAACAGGTAAAGTCAGCAGAGAGTCGTGATGGAGGGTCTTCGACTCTCCCTTCAAATGCTTCGACTGCTTCCAGAATCAATTCTGCTTCGAGTGGACGATCAGGTAATGGAAACTCCTTGGAGAGTAATTCGACACAGAACTCTGGTGTGAATCATGGGAACAGACTTCATGATCCGTTACACAACAAAGCAAACGGGAGTAGTCCGCCAATGCCATATGAGGCTCTACCTGGTTTTAGAGATGTCCCGACTGCGGAGAAGCAGAACTTGTTTATCAGGAAACTGAGCATGTGCTGTGTAGTATTTGACTTCACTGACCCCACGAAGCATTTGAAAGAGAAGGACATCAAACGGCAGACTTTGGTGGAGCTTGTCGACTATGTCTCTTCAGCGAATGGGAAATTCAGTGATGTGGTCCTGCAAGAGATCGTGCGAGTGGTGTCTACAAATTTGTTCCGTACTCTCTCTACTCAGCCTCGTGAAAACAAGGTCTTGGAAGGTCTTGACGTGGAAGAAGAGGAGCCCCTAATGGATCCCGCGTGGCCCCATCTGCAAATCGTCTATGAGTTTCTCCTCAGGTTTGTTACATCCCCGGAGACTGATGCAAAGCTGGCAAAGCGCTATGTTGACCACGCTTTTATTCTAAGGCTATTGGATCTGTTTGATTCGGAAGATCCAAGAGAAAGGGAGTACTTAAAGACAGTACTGCATCGCATATATGGGAAGTTCATGGTGCATCGCCCGTTCATTAGGAAAACCATAAACAATATATTTTACCGATTTATCTTTGAAACAGAGAAGCATAATGGGATTGCAGAGCTGTTAGAAATTTTGGGAAGTATTATAAATGGATTTGCGTTGCCGTTGAAAGAAGAGCACAAACTTTTTCTTGTCCGGGCACTCATTCCGCTTCACAAACCAAAGTGCATACCGATGTATCATCAACAGCTAACTTATTCCATCACACAATTTGTAGAGAAAGACTGTAAGCTTGCAGATACTGTTATCCGAGGCTTGCTTAAATATTGGCCTATAACAAACAGTTCAAAGGAGGTCATGTTTTTGGGTGAGCTCGAGGAAGTGCTGGAAGCAACTCAGCCACCAGAGTTCCAGCGCTGTATGGTTCCTTTATTCCGCCAAATAGGTCGCTGCATGAGCAGTTCACATTTTCAG GTTGCAGAACGGGCTCTCTTTTTATGGAACAATGATCATATCGAGAACCTGATCAAGCAAAATCGCAGAGTTATACTGCCGATCATCTTCCCTGCATTGGAGAAGAATGCAAGGAATCACTGGAATCAGGCTGCGCACAGCTTGACATTAAACGTCAGAAAAATATTCTCTGACGTGGACCCTGAGCTATTCGAGGAGTGCCTGCTAAAATTCCAGGAAGATGAAGGCCGGGACGAAGAAGCCAAGGTGAAGCGTGAAGCAACCTGGAGACGCCTGGAGGAGATTGCAATCTCTAAGGGCGCAAGCAATGAAACAGTGCCCATCCCTCACACCGGTCCATCCAGCTAA
- the LOC121777935 gene encoding glyceraldehyde-3-phosphate dehydrogenase, cytosolic-like, giving the protein MAKIKIGINGFGRIGRLVARVALLSDDVELVAVNDPFITTDYMTYMFKYDSVHGPWKNHELKVKDSTTLLFGDRPVTVFGMRNPEEIPWGQAGADYVVESTGVFTDTNKASAHLKGGAKKVIISAPSADAPMFVVGVNEKDYKKDINIVSNASCTTNCLAPLAKVINDKFGIVEGLMTTVHSMTATQKTVDGPSMKDWRGGRAASFNIIPSSTGAAKAVGKVLPALNGKLTGMAFRVPTVDVSVVDLTARLEKAASYDEIKAVIKQESEGNMKGILGYTEDDVVSTDFIGDSRSSIFDAKAGIALNGNFVKVVSWYDNEWGYSNRVVDLIRHMASVA; this is encoded by the exons ATGGCGAAGATCAAGATCGGGATTAATG GATTCGGAAGAATCGGGCGTCTGGTGGCCAGAGTTGCCCTGTTGAGTGACGATGTTGAGCTCGTCGCTGTTAATGATCCATTCATCACCACTGATTACATG ACATATATGTTCAAATACGACAGTGTTCACGGTCCGTGGAAGAATCACGAGCTGAAGGTTAAGGATTCCACGACATTGCTCTTTGGCGATAGGCCCGTGACTGTATTTGGCATGAG GAACCCCGAAGAAATCCCATGGGGCCAGGCCGGTGCTGATTATGTGGTCGAGTCAACTGGAGTTTTCACTGACACAAACAAGGCATCAGCACACCTCAAG GGAGGTGCAAAAAAGGTTATAATTTCTGCCCCGAGCGCGGATGCGCCCATGTTTGTTGTTGGTGTGAATGAGAAGGATTATAAGAAGGACATCAATATCGTTTCGAATGCTAGTTGCACTACCAACTGTCTAGCCCCGTTGGCCAAG GTTATTAATGACAAGTTTGGTATTGTTGAGGGGCTGATGACGACTGTCCACTCCATGACCG CGACACAGAAGACGGTGGATGGTCCTTCGATGAAGGACTGGAGAGGTGGAAGAGCGGCTTCGTTTAACATCATTCCTAGCAGCACTGGAGCTGCGAAG GCTGTTGGGAAAGTACTTCCTGCACTAAATGGAAAGCTTACTGGAATGGCTTTCCGTGTCCCTACCGTCGATGTCTCAGTCGTTGATCTCACTGCTAGGCTCGAAAAGGCAGCCTCATACGACGAGATCAAGGCTGTTATCAA GCAAGAGTCTGAGGGTAACATGAAGGGGATTTTGGGATACACAGAAGACGACGTCGTCTCAACCGACTTCATTGGTGACAGCAG GTCTAGCATCTTCGATGCCAAGGCTGGAATTGCACTGAACGGGAACTTCGTTAAGGTTGTCTCTTGGTACGACAACGAATGGGGCTACAG CAACCGCGTTGTGGACTTGATCCGACACATGGCGTCTGTCGCTTGA